The genomic stretch AATATTAAATGTTTATTGAAAAGTCTTTTTTGCAATCGCTCTTTTTTCCTGCCGGGGTTGCGGGGAACGTCTTTTCGGTCTCGCGGAGCCGTAAGACGTTGATTTTGTGTAAACAATGAAATAATCTCGTGGAACTTTCCCTATGGCTTCCTCCTCCTCTTCCCGTCCCTCCACTGCTTCCAAAACGGCGGCGGCCTGGGACAAGCTCTTCCAGTCGGTTTCCATCGATCGGGGAAGCTCCCACTCCCTTCATGCCCAGCTCCGCACCGCCCTGCGCCAGATCATCCTGCGCGGGCTGAAGGACGGGGATCTCTTCATGCCCGAGCTGGAGATCGTCCGCCGCCTCGGCCTTTCCCAGGGCACGGTCCGCCGGGCGCTGAGCGAATTGGCGGGGGAGGGGCTTCTGGAGCGCCGCCGCGCGATCGGCACCCTCGTCCGGCATCCCGCCGCTGCCGGTCTCAAGCATCTGGCGCTCGTCGCCGCCGATTTCAACGCCCTCTACACCGGGACCATCATCGGCCATTTCCAGATGGAGTGCCAAAAGCGGGGGGTCACCCTGCGCATCCTCCGGCTCGGGCCGACCGACGATTCCCAGACCGTCGAGCGCAATCTGGCATTTCCTCCCGACGAGGGCGCCGTCGCCTTCCTGGCTCTGCCGGACGCCGTGGTCCGCAGCATGACGCAAATCCTGGGCGACCGCGGCTACCGGACCCTGGTGATCGACCGGAACATGGAGAACTACGCCGGTTCCCAGGTCGGCCTGTGCAACCGGAGCGCGGTCGAAATGGGCATGGATCGCCTGACCAAGCTGGGGCATCGCCGCATCGCCTTCCTGGTCGGGGAACCCGAGGAGAGCGAGGCGGTGCAGGAACGGTGCCGACTTTTCACGGCCGAGGCGCGCAAGCGGGGTCTGCGCGAGGCCCGCGTCTTCCATTGCGGCATCCATGCGTGGGAGAACGGCGCGGAGGCGGTCGTCCGGGCCATGCCCGAACTGTGGAGCGGGGGCGAACCGCCGACGGCGGTCTTCGCCATTTCCGACGTCTGCGCCCTCGGGGCATTGAGCTGGCTGCAGCAGCAGGGCGTCCGCCTTCCCGAGGAGGTTTCTCTCCTCAGCTTCGATGGGACTCAGTTGACCGGATACAGCCACCCGAAGATCAGCACGCTCGTCCAGCCGTTCGAGGAGTACGCGGAACGGGCCCTCGACATCCTTTCCGATCCGCGGGCCGTTTCCAAAAACCTCTCCCTTTCCCCCGCGTATCGGGAAGGCGGAACGACGGCGCCTCTCGCCCGCCCCCGGAAAACGGCGAAGTCGGCCGGACGCGGGGCGGTCGAAAAGGCGTGATTGCCTAAAATAAGGCCGGAGGCAAAAAAAAGAGATTGAAATAAAACATCAAATATTTAAATATTACGTTTTCACCGGGAAAACGTAAGCGAGGCCTAGGCAAAACCACTCCTTACCGCCGGGCGCGGGATACCCTAGACTCGAAGAGAAGCGGAGGCATGAGAGACGTGAAGCATCGCGCCGGAATGGTCCGAGGTTTTAGCCTCGTCGAAGTCGTGTTCGCCCTCGGCCTTTGCAGCTTCGTGCTGGTCGCCCTGCTCGGGCTGGTCCTGGCCGGATTGCGGCAGGATCGGGATTCTCGGGAAGCTCTCGCGGCGATGACGGCCGCCAACCGCATTATCGAAAGCTACCGCGCCGTCGCATCGACCAAGAACGCGCTGCCCAATTTCCCGTTGCCCTCCGACCTGGCGACGCGGAGCGCCAACGATGCCTCTTCCCCCCTCTACGTCGACGATCAGGGCGTGAAGACCGGCGTCGCCGCGGCGGCGGCGTTCGGGGTCCTCTACCGGGTGCTGCCTTCTTCGGCCTCGACCCCGCCCTCCAGCAGCCAGGTCTACCTCTACGTCTATTGGCCCGCCGCGGCCTCGGTGGCCATGGCGCGCGGGCACTACGAGGTGGTCACCACGATCTCGCTCGCGGCGACGTCCGCGAATTGACATGGAATCCCTCATCGAGTCCCCGGCCCCGCGCCTCCCTTTCCGCCGCACGGCGGGAGGGGCCTTCACCCTGGTGGAGGTGCTCGTCGCGGTCTCGATCCTCTCCCTGCTCATGGTGGCGATGATCCAGATCTCGGCCACGGTCTCCCATGCGTGGCGCAAGTCCCAGGCCATGGCCGACAACTACGCCCAGGCCCGCGTCACCCTCTGGCTGATCAAGCAGGACGTCCAGGCGATGGTGCTCCGGCCCGACCTGGCTTCGTTCGTCGACAAGGGGGGCGCCCCCTCCTGTTCCTTTTACACCGAGGCGACGGGAAGCGGGAGCAGCCGTCCGGTCTCGCTCGTGAGCTACGCGCTCAGCGACGCGACAGGCCGTCTCCAGCGCGGCGACCACTCCCTCGACTACGGGACGCTGGGGGCCACCCTGGGAACGACCGACAAGCTTCCCGACTTGGGAAAGGAAACGCTGGAAGACATCGTCGACGGGGTGGTCCTTTTCAAGTTCCAGTTCTTCAACGCCGACGGGACGATCGGGACGGTCTTCGACGCGACGAAGACCAAGAGCGTCGTCGTCTCCCTCGCGGTGCTCGACGCCGCCGCGTCCAAGCTGGCCGAGCAAAACCATTGGCAATCCCGGATCCGGGCCGCGCTGGGAGAAACGGCCTCCCCCGCGCAGATCTACGCCGACGTGTGGAATCAGGTGGTCGATTCGGGCGGGTTGAAGAAGGCCGGATTGGCCGAGCCGATCCTCTCGGGACTGCGGATCTACTCCACCGTCATCCCGATTCCCTCCACCTGAGGGGTGGCGGTGTCTCGGGCTTGACTTTAATAAGTCAAATATTTAAAGTTTAAATGCAACATTCTAATTTTAGGAAATAATGGTTTTAGGATCTCTGGGGCGCCGCCTCCCCGCGTCTCGAGCGAGAGGCTTCCAAGCCCCGGAAAACTCTTCCCGGCGCGGTTTCCCCGAGGCGGGGTCCTCCCGCACACTCCCATGAATTCCTCGTTCCGCCGCATGCCGAAAGGGGGGCGCGCCATGGCGCTTCTCCTGGCCTTGGCGCTCGTGGCGCTCCTCTCCATCCTCGTCGTCTCCTTTTTCTCCTCGATCCAGCTGAATCAGGGCTCCCAGCACAACTTCGTCGAGTCGTCCCGGGCGGAGGAGATCGGGCGGGGCGCTTTGCAGGAGATCCTGGGCGACCTGCGGCAGGAGATGGATGCGGGATCGCTGCAGGACGGCACGCCCTCGGGGACGGTCTACACCGTCAACGGCACCCGCGCCTTCGTTCCCGCGACGAATCTCACGACGGTTCCCGCCCGGATCGGCTTCGCGGCCTCGGCCTACACCGTCAATCCCGTCTCCGAGACGACGAAGCTCCCCATCAGCCTGAATCGCGTGAGCCGCTACGGCGCCACCTATCCTTCCTACTATGCGACGGCGAAGCTCCCCCCCTCCCGGGCCTCGGCGCTTTCGACGACCAATTATTCGGCTGACGGCCATCGCCTCCAGGCCGCATTCTGGGGCTCGCCCGGCCTGCTCGGGACCTCCGTGCCTGCGGCCTTCGCGGCCGCCCCGCCCGATTGGGTCTACGTGACCCGTTCGGGAGGCCGTCCGGTCTCGAACGTCGCCCAGGCGGGGAACTACTCCGACATGGCGAACACCAATGCCGTGATCGGACGCTATGCCTTCGCCATGTACGACACCTCGGGCCTCCTCGACGTCAATATCGCCGGCTATCTTCCCGCCGAGGTGGCGGGAACGGCGGGCAAAGGCTATGCCTCCTACGCCGATCTCACCAAGCTGCCCGGCCTGAATGCGGCGGCCCTGAAGAACCTCGTCCAATGGCGCAACGGCGGGGGCATCGCGAAATACGGGACCTACACCAACTCGGTCGGCATCTATTCGACTAACGGCTTTCGCTCGATGCTGGCCGGGGACAACCCCCTCTTCGGCCGTCGCGATCTCGTGGCCTACTTCGACCAGAACGGCCTCGACAAGCGGGCGCTCGCCTATCTCTCCACCTTCTCCCGCGCCGTCAATGCGTCGACGTGGCGTCCGCTCACCAACGGGACCTCGGCCGCCTTCGCCTACATGGACAACTCGGAGAAGACCTCCACGATCAACCGCGACATGGCGAACGTCCGGAAGACCAACGGCGACGTCTATCCCGCCCAACGTTTTCCCCTGAGCCGCCTGGCTTTGCTCAACACGACCCCGCCTGCGACGGGGGACGTCGCGAACATCCTTCTCTACTTCGGCCTCAAATGGGATGCGACGAACAAGCGGTGGACCTATGCCCACGGGACGGGAGGGACCTACATCAGCCGCCTCGACGAGATCGCCAACTCGGGGCGCGACCCCGATTTCTTCGAGCTCCTGAAGGCCTCGCTCCTCAGCGGCTCGATCGGGCAGCATCCGGGCGCGAGGGGGGGGATGTCGACCGCCGGGGCGATGGGGGACTACTTCGACATCCGCTACGGCCTGACGGGCGGCTTGTGCGACTCCCAGATCATCCAGATCGGCGTCAACATCATCGACCAGTACCGGAACGACAACTATCCGACTTCGATCTATTTTCCCAAGTACGCGGGGCCCGACGCCCTTGAGAACACCCTTTTCAACACCTTCACGGGCGTCAAGAACCTCCCCTACCTGAGCCAGATCGATTCGGTGATCTGGCAGAACACGGCGGCGAAGGTCTTCGGCTGGTTGCAGCCCGAGCTCTGGAACCCCCACGGCGCGGCTCCTCCGGGAACGACCGTCGCCGGGCCGACCAAATTACGGATCCGCCCCTATTGCAGCGTGAAGACGGTGATCGCCGAATGGATGCGGTCCGCGACTTCGACCAGCGACAATGACTGGAAGCCGACGCCGACGTCGTCGACCGTGACTTACGACGGAGTGACGGCCGGGAACAATCTCTATTTCTCCGTCGGGGCCGACGACTATCGGGACCACCCCCAGCCGATTCTCTTCGCCAGCCTCGACGCGGCCCAGACCTCCGCGGCCAATTACATGGCCTCGTCGATTTCCTGGGGAGGGAAGACGGTCCAGGTCGTGGGGTTCAACGCCGGCAGCCTGACGGTGGCCTCCCAGCTCATCTGGGGAAGCCTGAAGCCGTCCTATCCGTTCACTGTCTGGACCGACATCGCGATGACGACGGCGCCGAGTGCGATCGTCCTCGAATACCTGGCGGCCGACGGCAGCTGGCGGCCCTACAATTACCTTTCCCGCTTCCAGGGGGTGGGCTTCGGCCTGCGGCGGCCCAATTATCTGCCGGACGGAACGTTGGCATCGCAGACGGCTTTCATGACGAATGCCGGGGGAAGCGAGACCTTTCCCGCGGGGTCGATCGGGTCGCCCTTGGGCGACTATGCCCTGGCCCGGGTCGATCCTCGGACTGACCGCTTCTCCGTCTCGATGGGGGAGATCACGTGGCCGGGGAAGACCGATACCTTCTATAGTTCCAGCACCTTCCAATCCGATTCGGCCAAGACCAGCCAGGTCGTCGGCTACTGGCCCGGCAGCGCGGCGGCCAGTACGGGCGGCACCGCCACGCCGACCGCGTTCACGTACTCGCCGGGGGCCTCGAGTACCGCGCTTCCGAAATTGGCGGGCTTTGTCCAGAACACTCCCGGATCGACGGCCACCTACGCCGATCCCGACGGCGTCGTCCGGCCCGGCGACGCCTGGAGGCAGAACACCGGCTCGGGAGACGGCTCGGTCCTCTTTCATGCGGGGAACTCCCTGCCCCGGCGTCCCGTGGTCTTGAACCGTCCCTTCGTCTCGATCGCCGAGATGGGGTATGCCTTCCGCGACCTTCCCTTCCGCTCGCTCGATTTCTCCAGCCCGCTCAGCGCCGACGGCGGCCTCCTCGACGCGTTCTGCCTCCAGGAACAGTCGAAGGTGGTCTACGGGCAGGTGAATCCGAATGCGGCTCCGGTCCCCGTCCTCCAGGCGCTCTTCGCCGGCGGACAGCAATCGCCCACCGATCAAACTCTCCTCACCGACAGCGATGCGGCCGTCGTCGCGAACGGTCTTGCCGCGAGCCTGAACCCGACCACGCCCGCGGCCTCCGCGGGCGCCATCCAGAGCCGGGCCGACCTGGCCCTGCGTCTGGCGTCGGTCATCGACGCTTCGACGCTCTCCGTCGCGGGCAAAGCGAACAAGGCTTACCGGGAGGCTCCCATCCGGGCGCTCGCCTCGTCGAACACGCGGACGTGGAACCTGATGATCGACATCGTCGCCCAGTCGGGACGGATGAAGCCGTCGCCTTCCTCGCTGAACGACTTCGTCGTCGAGGGGCAGAAACGCTATTGGCTCCACGTCGCCATCGACCGTTACACGGGCCAGATCGTCGACAAGTACCTGGAGCCCATTTATGAGTAGGACGGGCGGCCGGTTTTCCCGGGGCTCGCGCCGGGGCTTCACGCTCATCGAGCTTCTCGTCGTCATCGCCATCGGGGCGCTCCTCATGGCGGTTTCGATGGCCTCCCTCGGCGGGATGCGTGGGGGGGCCAAGTTCACGGCTTCCGTCAGTGCGCTCACGGGTTACCTGGAGAGCGGACGCCAGCGGGCGATCGGCGCGAACACCTACGTCTGGATCCTCTTCGCGCCGGCAAATCCCTCCAGGAAGGACGGGGAAGTCTCCGTTGTCCTTTACGAGCGCCGGGACGGAAACTCGACGCCGGCGACGGCGGGCGACGTGATCGGGACCGAGGGGGAGACCTGGAGCCCCTCCCTGAAGACGCTTTCGCTCCAGCAGGTGGAACTGAAGGACAAGGGGGAGCTTTCCTTCTCCTCGCTGCCTCAGGAGACGTCGCTCATCGGCCTGGCGCCGGTCTCGGTCACGGTCGTCCACGCGGGCCGCTCCACGACCTACACCCAGGGCCTGCTCTTCGCCCCGAACGGCACCGCGCGCGTCAGC from Verrucomicrobium sp. GAS474 encodes the following:
- a CDS encoding GntR family transcriptional regulator, whose amino-acid sequence is MASSSSSRPSTASKTAAAWDKLFQSVSIDRGSSHSLHAQLRTALRQIILRGLKDGDLFMPELEIVRRLGLSQGTVRRALSELAGEGLLERRRAIGTLVRHPAAAGLKHLALVAADFNALYTGTIIGHFQMECQKRGVTLRILRLGPTDDSQTVERNLAFPPDEGAVAFLALPDAVVRSMTQILGDRGYRTLVIDRNMENYAGSQVGLCNRSAVEMGMDRLTKLGHRRIAFLVGEPEESEAVQERCRLFTAEARKRGLREARVFHCGIHAWENGAEAVVRAMPELWSGGEPPTAVFAISDVCALGALSWLQQQGVRLPEEVSLLSFDGTQLTGYSHPKISTLVQPFEEYAERALDILSDPRAVSKNLSLSPAYREGGTTAPLARPRKTAKSAGRGAVEKA
- a CDS encoding prepilin-type N-terminal cleavage/methylation domain-containing protein, which encodes MESLIESPAPRLPFRRTAGGAFTLVEVLVAVSILSLLMVAMIQISATVSHAWRKSQAMADNYAQARVTLWLIKQDVQAMVLRPDLASFVDKGGAPSCSFYTEATGSGSSRPVSLVSYALSDATGRLQRGDHSLDYGTLGATLGTTDKLPDLGKETLEDIVDGVVLFKFQFFNADGTIGTVFDATKTKSVVVSLAVLDAAASKLAEQNHWQSRIRAALGETASPAQIYADVWNQVVDSGGLKKAGLAEPILSGLRIYSTVIPIPST
- a CDS encoding prepilin-type N-terminal cleavage/methylation domain-containing protein, which translates into the protein MSRTGGRFSRGSRRGFTLIELLVVIAIGALLMAVSMASLGGMRGGAKFTASVSALTGYLESGRQRAIGANTYVWILFAPANPSRKDGEVSVVLYERRDGNSTPATAGDVIGTEGETWSPSLKTLSLQQVELKDKGELSFSSLPQETSLIGLAPVSVTVVHAGRSTTYTQGLLFAPNGTARVSSTFSRYVEFGMIPVGMPKNGTVIRVNALTGKPWVYRP